The DNA segment ACATGGTAAAAGGCATCGAGGAGCTCATAGAGAAAATAGAAGAAGAGCACGGTGTCAGAAAAGTAGAGATTCTTGGTGAATAAAATATTATTTTAGAGAGGAAGGAATTTGCTGTGAAGATAGGTTTAATGGGGCTTGGAACTGTTGGATCAGGTGTTGTTCACCTGATAGAAGAAAATGGGGATGCCATTGAGAAAAAGATTGGCCAGAAAATCGAGATTAAAAAGATACTTGTGAAAGATCCAGAGAAGAAAAGGATCAAAGAGGCACAAGGCAAAATAACCATAAATCCCTACGACATCTTAGACGATCCAGAGATAGATGTGGTAGTGGAGGTGATGGGGAAGGAGCACCCAGCACTGGAGTACATGAAAGAGGCCATATTAAGGGGCAAGAACGTCGTTACAGCCAATAAAGAAGTCATTGCAAAGCATGGCAAAGAGCTTATAAAGCTGGCAAGTGAAAACAACGTAAATCTCCTTTACGAGGCGTCAGTAGGCGGAGGCATACCTATCATAAGGCCTTTGAAAAGCTGTCTTGCCGCAAACAAGATACATGAGATAAAAGGAATCTTGAATGGAACCACCAACTATATACTGACAGAGATGAAGTCGAGGGGGCTAAGCTTTGAAGGCGTATTGAAAGAGGCGCAGCAGAAAGGATATGCGGAGCTGGACCCTACAGACGATGTGGACGGATTTGATGCTGCAAGGAAGTTGGCTATACTGTGTGCACTTTCATTTAACAAGTACGTGATGCCAGATAATATATACACAAAAGGCATCAGGACAATATCAAAAGAGGATATAAAGTATGCCGATGAATTGGGCTTTACCATTAAACTTATAGCTTTTGGCAAGCTTGACGAAGATGAAAAGTTGGAAGCATGGGTACATCCTGTCATGATATCAAAGAAAAATCCCCTAAATGGTGTAAACGGCGTATACAACGCCATCTTGGTGGAAGGCAATGCAGTGGGAAGGCTTATGTTCTACGGCCAAGGTGCAGGCATGATGCCTACAGCCAGTGCAGTTGTAGCCGATGTCATAGATGTGGCAAATCACATACCTACTCAAAACGGCTACGATGATGCAGTGATGAAAGACATCGTGGATACAGTATCCAAATACTATATAAGGATAATAGCCCTTGACAAACCCGGTGTCATGAGCAAAGTCACAGGGGTTTTAGGGCAGGAAGGCATAAGCTTGGTGTCAGTCGTTCAAAAGGAGACTTTAGGAGAGTATGCTGAGATAGTCCTTATAACCCACAATGCCTTGACAAAAAATCTGTTTGATGCATTGGATGAAATAGAGAAGCTGAAAGAAGTTGACAAAGTCGCCAGCGTAATAAGAGTAGAGGGGGAAGAATGATGGAATGGGATGGAATAATAAAATCGTACAGAAGCTATATGCCTAAAATAGACGATGAGAACATAATCACGCTGAAAGAAGGAAACACACCCCTTATAGAAGCTGAAAACATCGAGAAAGATTTTCCGGGGTTAAAGATTTACTTAAAATATGAAGGTTTAAACCCTACAGGCTCTTTTAAAGATAGAGGCATGACAGTGGCTGTATCTATGGCGAAGCAGGAAGGCTCACAAGCTGTCGTCTGTGCATCAACCGGCAATACGTCTGCGTCGGCGGCTGCCTATGCGGCAAAGGCTGGACTCAAATGCGTAGTCCTGATTCCCGGCGGAAAGATAGCATTGGGGAAACTGGCTCAGGCGATAGCCTATGGTGCAGAAGTTGTCGCCATAAACGGCAATTTTGATGATGCATTAAACCTGGTGAGGGAGATATCGAAAAAGCACCCTATAACTGTGGTAAATTCCATAAATCCGTACAGGTTGGAAGGGCAGAAGTCATCATCGTTTGAAATATGCGATACGCTTAAAAAAGTGCCTGATTATCTGGCACTTCCTGTTGGGAATGCAGGAAATATTACGGCCTACTGGATGGGCTTTAAAGAGTATTACCGCAATGGCATGATTGATAGTCTGCCTAAGATGATAGGGTTTCAGGCGGCAGGCGCAGCGCCTATCGTGGAAAATAGGGTATTTGAGCACCCCGAGACGATAGCCACAGCCATAAGAATCGGCAATCCAGCCAGTTGGCAGAAAGCCGTCGCCGCAAGGGACGAATCAGGTGGCCTTATAGACAAGGTTACGGACGATGAGATATTAGAGGCGTACTCATATCTTGCCAAGAGAGAAGGGATTTTTGCAGAGCCTGCCTCCTGCGCTTCCATTGCTGGTGTCATAAAGAAGTACAAAGAAGGCCTTTTCAAAGATGGAGATACTGTCGTTTGCGTCTTGACGGGAAACGGGCTTAAAGATCCTGACACAGCTATAAACTTAGGCGGGAAAAGCGTAAAGACGGTGGATGCCGATTTGAAATCATTGGAAGGTGCAATATATGGTTAAGTCTGTCCGCGTGAGGGTGCCTGCATCGACAGCCAATTTAGGGCCCGGTTTTGACTGCCTCGGCA comes from the Thermoanaerobacterium aotearoense genome and includes:
- a CDS encoding homoserine dehydrogenase, yielding MKIGLMGLGTVGSGVVHLIEENGDAIEKKIGQKIEIKKILVKDPEKKRIKEAQGKITINPYDILDDPEIDVVVEVMGKEHPALEYMKEAILRGKNVVTANKEVIAKHGKELIKLASENNVNLLYEASVGGGIPIIRPLKSCLAANKIHEIKGILNGTTNYILTEMKSRGLSFEGVLKEAQQKGYAELDPTDDVDGFDAARKLAILCALSFNKYVMPDNIYTKGIRTISKEDIKYADELGFTIKLIAFGKLDEDEKLEAWVHPVMISKKNPLNGVNGVYNAILVEGNAVGRLMFYGQGAGMMPTASAVVADVIDVANHIPTQNGYDDAVMKDIVDTVSKYYIRIIALDKPGVMSKVTGVLGQEGISLVSVVQKETLGEYAEIVLITHNALTKNLFDALDEIEKLKEVDKVASVIRVEGEE
- the thrC gene encoding threonine synthase, coding for MEWDGIIKSYRSYMPKIDDENIITLKEGNTPLIEAENIEKDFPGLKIYLKYEGLNPTGSFKDRGMTVAVSMAKQEGSQAVVCASTGNTSASAAAYAAKAGLKCVVLIPGGKIALGKLAQAIAYGAEVVAINGNFDDALNLVREISKKHPITVVNSINPYRLEGQKSSSFEICDTLKKVPDYLALPVGNAGNITAYWMGFKEYYRNGMIDSLPKMIGFQAAGAAPIVENRVFEHPETIATAIRIGNPASWQKAVAARDESGGLIDKVTDDEILEAYSYLAKREGIFAEPASCASIAGVIKKYKEGLFKDGDTVVCVLTGNGLKDPDTAINLGGKSVKTVDADLKSLEGAIYG